The nucleotide window GAAAATCCGCCGGCTGATGCTTCTTCTATCAGATACACACTGGTAGAACAGGTTTCTAAAACGAAGAAATAATAACAAAAAACGCTTCTGAAATTCAGAAGCGTTTTTTTATTGCGGAAGCTGAAGAATGAAGCCTGAAATTATTTTGACAATCACGGAAATTTTCCATGAATTCATTTTTTCAGGTTCATTTACGCTTCTTTTTTCTTTAATTTTAAAAACCTGATTCTTTTTGAGGAGGTTCAGGGTATTTTCCTTTTGTAGCTTCTCCCACTGTGTTGGCAGTTGTCATAGCCACCACAAGATCATTCAGCATTCCGCTGGCTGCAGTGGGCGAATTCGGAAGAAGTACCAGATTGCTTCTGTTACTTGCTCCTACGGAATGTAAAGTATCATAATGCTGTGTGACCACAATAAGCGCTGATGCTTCATGAGAGTTGATATCTACATTATTCAGCATTCTAACAGATTCTTCAAGCCCTTTTGCAATTTCCCGTCTTTGGTCGGCAATCCCCTGCCCCTGAAGCTTTTTAGATTCTGCCTCTGCTTTTGCAACGGCTACAATACGGATTCTTTGGGCTTCAGATTCATATTCTGCAGCGGTTTTTTCTCTTTCCGCAGCATTAATTCTGTTCATCGCATGTTTTACCTGCTCATCCGGATCAATATCTGTTACCAAAGCCTTGATAATATCATAACCATAACTGTTCATGGCTTCCTGAAGCTCGCTCTTTACTGCGACTGCAATATCATCTTTTCTTACAAAAACATCATCCAGTTTCAGTTTAGGAACTTCCGCACGCACTACATCGAACACAAATGAGGTAATCTGGTTTTCAGGATTTTCCAAACGGTAATAAGCATCTCCCACCTGGTTTCTGATCACCTGATACTGAACGGAAATTTTCATTTTAATAAAAACATTATCCAATGTTTTGGTATCAATCATTACATCCAGCTGCTGGATTCTCAGATTCAGTCTTTTAGCGATCTGATCTATGATTGGCAGTTTAAGATGAAGACCGGAATGTTTTACAGCCTGAAATTTCCCGAAGCGTTCAATAATCGCTGCTGTTTCCTGCTTAACCACAAAAAACGAAGCGAACAAAATGATAAGCCCGAAGAAAATAACGGGCGCTAAGTATATACCCATAGTTTTTAATTTTTTAATATGTCGTTATAAATCGTGTTTTGTTAAAACAATTTACCTGTGCTGTTTAAATATAGGAAAAATTAATTTAAGCCTTAAAGCCTCGTTTACCGGAAAT belongs to Chryseobacterium gleum and includes:
- a CDS encoding SPFH domain-containing protein: MGIYLAPVIFFGLIILFASFFVVKQETAAIIERFGKFQAVKHSGLHLKLPIIDQIAKRLNLRIQQLDVMIDTKTLDNVFIKMKISVQYQVIRNQVGDAYYRLENPENQITSFVFDVVRAEVPKLKLDDVFVRKDDIAVAVKSELQEAMNSYGYDIIKALVTDIDPDEQVKHAMNRINAAEREKTAAEYESEAQRIRIVAVAKAEAESKKLQGQGIADQRREIAKGLEESVRMLNNVDINSHEASALIVVTQHYDTLHSVGASNRSNLVLLPNSPTAASGMLNDLVVAMTTANTVGEATKGKYPEPPQKESGF